In Fibrobacter sp. UWH6, the genomic stretch CCTGCAAAGCCAACAGAACATCCTTGGTGTAAGCATAAACGGAATCGGCCATGGCGTCAGAAGTTCTTACACCACGCCAACGTTCCGGAATAATCTGCTTGCCCGGATCGGCCCAGTTGTCGCTATAATGGAAATCCAGCAGCAGCTTGAAACCCGCCGCCTTGGCCCGCTTTGCGTAAGCCACCACATGATCCTTGTCGCCAAACGCTTCCACATTTTGGGGGAATTCACCAGTCCCCTGATTGCAACCCGGAGCGGCATAGCCATACCTGGCGCTGGGGCCCACAAAAGTCTTTAGGCGGATATAATTGAAACCGTGATCCCAGAGCAAATCAAAAATATCCTTGGGCGTTCCATCCACATCCAAAACACGGATACCCTTGGCTTCATATTCCTGCATCTGGGAAACATCGGCACCAAGGATTTTGGAATACTCGGGATGAGAACGCAAACTGGAAGAAGAACCGGGAAGCGGTTCGTCCAAAGAACTGCTGGTAGGTTCATCCAAAGAACTGCTGATAGGTTCGTCTGCGGAACTGCAGATGGGTCCGTCTGAAGAACTGCTTACAGAAGGTTCATCCGAGTAACTCAGAGGAATTTCGTCGGCAGAACTGCTGACGGACACGTCAACAAAACTACTGGTCAAAAAATCGTCAGCTGAACTTTCTGGAAGAACCTCAAAAGAACTTTCCGGCAAAGGTTCATTGCCCAATTCATCAGGCAACGCCTCAGTGGAACTGCCGCCGCACCCGATCAAAGCCAGTGCAGCAAACCCAATAATACCCTTAATCTTTCCCATACAGTTAAATTTACCCTTTTTACGGGGCAACATTCGTTAACTGTTGGTAAAAAGTCAGCAGTTTATCGTTTTACAGAACCACTTTCAACGTCATGGCGCAAAACACAATCGTCGAAACGTAGTTAAGGACCTTCTTGAGATAAACAAGATCCCTGGGCGCACGGAGGGAACCATCCTTGTAGTATACCTTGCCATGGAGCAACCAGAACATCTTTGCCTGAGATACCAAGGAAGGGCTGCCCAAGATAGACGTGTTTTCCATGACCGTGTACATGGCATTCCAATGTTTGCGCAGGATTGTACTGTTCAAAAGCATTCTGGGATTCTTATACAAGCCCAATCGGATAAACTGTACGGAATCGGCCCGATCGGTATCCGTTCTTGCAGGGTAAAGCCTTACGTCTACAGATCCGTTATCAAGCTGCATATATCTTAGGCTGGCGCCACTTTCCGACAAAGTAACACACGTCGGAGCAACCAGGTTTCCATCGATATCCCTAGAGACAACGCCCATATCGTAAGGGCGAGATCCCCAGAAAGCATCAAAGCGATACCGACTGGAACCTCCATCGCGCCCCTGGGGGGCAACGACGGCTTTGTATTGATCATTAAACCTGTTAGCCTTATCTTGTTTAAAGAATCGGTTAAAGGTGAACTGGCCGAAAAACTGAAAAGCATCAAATGCTTTCATTTTCTCATGTACATTCATACACTTACCTAAGATTGGGAATCCAACTACCAAAACAATAAATTTGACTCACCAATCCCACTGAATCAAATCTGGCGACAAAGATAAAAAATCTTAACATTCGTTGCGAGGGTGTCAACGATTACTTTTTTACTACATATCAACAACTTTTCAATACTTTTAGATTACTTTTAAAAACATTTTTCTAGCACAAATCCCTTTCAACAAAAGCTAAATTTGCAACAATGCTTTATTCCGACCTGCTCATATCCCCTGCCGTACAAGAATTCATCCTCAGCGCCATCAAGAAGAAGATGGATGCCCTGCAAATTTCTACAGCACTGAACAAGGCCGGATACAGCAATGAAGAACGGGCCGCCATCATGGACTACATGATGTTGGTCCCCAAATTTCGTGAAAAGTTTTTTGGCGAAGCCGGCAAGAAATCAGGCAACGACGCCTTTTTGCTATGCGACCGCCTAGCTTTGGAACAGAGTACCGCCCAGGATATCGGCCGTTACAAGGCAAACCTGTGGCAAGCGGGAGCCGAAAACATTGGCGAAAGCCCGCGGGTACACGACCTCTGCTGCGGCATGGGCGGCGACAGTTTCTTTATCCCCCAGAATTTCAAAGTGACTGGCGTAGACCTGGACCCCGACCGTCTGCAGATGTACGCCTACAACACAGAAAATTTCCGCGGCGAATCCAGTTCGACGATCTCCGGGGACGTTCGAGAAATCGCCCGCAAAAATGGCGACTCCCCCGCACAAGAAAAAGCAGACTTCTTTACCATCGACCCTGCCCGTCGTGCCGTAGAAGGCGAAAACCAGCGTGACCTCCGCAATCTCACCCCCACCTTCGAAGAGGTTCTTGAAATTTCAAGGCACTACAAGGGCGGCATGGCAAAACTTCCTCCCGGCTACCCCACCAACGAAATTCCCCAGGATGCAGAACTGGTTTACCTAGGAAGCCACGCCGACTGCCGCGAATTGCTGGTGCTGTTTGGCGCATTGGCAAAGAACCCCGGAAAAGTTCGGGCCATCATGGTGGATAAAAATGGCGAGGTTGTAAAAGCCGCAGATGGTACGGATGCAATCTGGCAGGGAACGCTAACCGAGATACAGGCAGCCTCCAACAAGGACGCCGAACACGATCTGCCCGGCTGCGAAAGAAGTTTCCGCAACGCCACCAGCGAAAGCGACTTGCCCGTCGGCGAAGTTTCGGAATACCTGGCAGAACCGACGGCACTGCTGATCCGCAGCCACCTTTTTGGAAGCGTGGCCCAGGCCGCAAACTCAGACGCCCACCTGATTTCAGAAGGCATCGCCTACGTGGCAAGCGAAAGTCCGCTCCCCTCCCCCGCCTTTGCCAACTTCAAGATTCTTGACAACTGCGAAATCGCCACCAGCGCCGTCCGCGATATGCTCAAGCGACATAACATCGGCAAGCTGACCCTAAAGCTTCGCGGTGTAAAGGTAGACCCCACCGAAGAAATCAAGAGGCTAAAGCCCAAGGGCAAGAAAGAAGCCATACTTTTCTACACCCGTCACAAAGGCGAGAAAATCGCAATCCTGGCAGAACGAGTTTAAAAAAGACCTCCGGAGTTTTGAACTTCGGAGGCTTATTTTTTAGCGAATCGCCATTCCCCGTGAAAATGGTTCCATAACTTTTATAGAAACCCGTCGGATAGGCCGAAAAGCCATATTTAATTATCAATGGTCACAAAAAAAACTCCGATTTTACATTTTATACAAAACATTTCCATGTTTTCATGGCTAGGTATCAGATACAAGATATGAGATACCAGATATGAGTTTTTATTATCGCGCCGATGACGCCTAATGTCACCCAGAGGGAGCACAGGGTCTCGTGCGACCATGGGATTCTGAAACAAGTTCAGAACGACCCACGGCGAGAAGGTTTGTTGTGACATTCCGGCGTTCTTATATTATTTTTTCTTGTATGTTCAAGCTTTTCCCTATCTTTACAGTTTCTGCAGCATTGATGTTCGTTGCCTGCGGTGACGATTCCTCCAGCGTTTCCGTCCAAGACGAAACCTCATCCTGTTCTAATTATCAGTCTGCGGAAACATCCTCCAGTTCCCCAAAAGAAGACGGAAATATTAGCGCAAGCAGTTCATCCAACAACGGATCTTCCGCAACCCCGGCAAGCAGCGAGTCAACGACCGTTCCGGCAAGCAGCGAATCCTTGACAAGCAATTCCTCCAGCAGCCAGGCTTCCACGCCGGCAAGCAGTGAAACTGCAGAAGCATCGGATTGGCGCAGTTACTGCCTAGACGTAATTAACAAGTACCGCACCTCAGAAGGTCTGACGTCCCTAGTTCTTGCCCCCGAAGCAAAGCAGACTTGTGTCGAAGAACAGGCCGCAGCCGACCTTAAGGCAAACTCGGCCCATGGTCATTTCGGGGACTGCGGTGAATTTGCCCAGAACTCCGGCCCCAACATCTCACTTTCCTGGATGGGAACCGAAGAGAAAATCGTGGACTACTACCTAGAAATGATGTGGAACGAAAAGAAGTTGGTGGAAAGCGGCCAGCGCGACCCCAACAAATCGGAAGACTACTCCTACATCGGTCATTATCTCAACATGAGCAGTACCAAGTACAGTTCCGTCGCCTGCGGCATCGCAAAATCCTCAGACGGAAAGACCGGCTGGTTTAACGTTAATTTCCACAAGTAGTTATGGCTGTAAAACTCGAAGAATCCTGGCTGAACCTGCTCAGCGACCAATTTGAGCAGGATTATTTCAAACAAATTAAGAATACGCTTTTAGACGAACGCGCCAAACAGCATGTGGTGTATCCGCCGGCCTCTAAAATTTTCGCAGCGCTGGACTTCTGCCCTGTAGACAAGGTCAAGGCCGTTATCATCGGACAGGACCCGTACCACAACCCGGGTCAGGCC encodes the following:
- a CDS encoding glycosyl hydrolase 53 family protein; amino-acid sequence: MGKIKGIIGFAALALIGCGGSSTEALPDELGNEPLPESSFEVLPESSADDFLTSSFVDVSVSSSADEIPLSYSDEPSVSSSSDGPICSSADEPISSSLDEPTSSSLDEPLPGSSSSLRSHPEYSKILGADVSQMQEYEAKGIRVLDVDGTPKDIFDLLWDHGFNYIRLKTFVGPSARYGYAAPGCNQGTGEFPQNVEAFGDKDHVVAYAKRAKAAGFKLLLDFHYSDNWADPGKQIIPERWRGVRTSDAMADSVYAYTKDVLLALQAAGALPEMVQVGNEITNGMLREIPKSNTGCWGNNVQAADGAVSGVMSNATGIANTAKYLAAGSRAVKEISNNIKVVFHIESPHKTNTVDWWMSSIIKNSKVSPDVMAFSAYSAYEHGNPDSWKNLMTNLGKTYTNLEFLIAEYNGSSTPDNYGFDGSRVKTHQVMEQVPRALGAFIWEPERSGAWGTALFDWVGGDLKANKRAFDEYEVLF
- a CDS encoding class I SAM-dependent methyltransferase, encoding MLYSDLLISPAVQEFILSAIKKKMDALQISTALNKAGYSNEERAAIMDYMMLVPKFREKFFGEAGKKSGNDAFLLCDRLALEQSTAQDIGRYKANLWQAGAENIGESPRVHDLCCGMGGDSFFIPQNFKVTGVDLDPDRLQMYAYNTENFRGESSSTISGDVREIARKNGDSPAQEKADFFTIDPARRAVEGENQRDLRNLTPTFEEVLEISRHYKGGMAKLPPGYPTNEIPQDAELVYLGSHADCRELLVLFGALAKNPGKVRAIMVDKNGEVVKAADGTDAIWQGTLTEIQAASNKDAEHDLPGCERSFRNATSESDLPVGEVSEYLAEPTALLIRSHLFGSVAQAANSDAHLISEGIAYVASESPLPSPAFANFKILDNCEIATSAVRDMLKRHNIGKLTLKLRGVKVDPTEEIKRLKPKGKKEAILFYTRHKGEKIAILAERV
- a CDS encoding CAP domain-containing protein, with the translated sequence MFKLFPIFTVSAALMFVACGDDSSSVSVQDETSSCSNYQSAETSSSSPKEDGNISASSSSNNGSSATPASSESTTVPASSESLTSNSSSSQASTPASSETAEASDWRSYCLDVINKYRTSEGLTSLVLAPEAKQTCVEEQAAADLKANSAHGHFGDCGEFAQNSGPNISLSWMGTEEKIVDYYLEMMWNEKKLVESGQRDPNKSEDYSYIGHYLNMSSTKYSSVACGIAKSSDGKTGWFNVNFHK